One Bythopirellula goksoeyrii genomic window, CGTCGCAACTATCGACCGCACATCACTTCCCGTGGGGAAGAACTGAAGCAGCTGAAAGCGAATCCTCGCTACAAAGCAAAGGGTTGGGTGGTAGAAAGCACACATTCTTGGACTAATCGTTTTAGTCGGCTCCTTATCCGCTGGGAGAAAAAGCCAAAAACTATCTGGCACTGAGACAACTATCATTTGCTTGGACCAGTCTCAAGTGTGCCGGGGTACTGGGATAGACTGCAAAACTCGGCCTAAACAACCTTAGTTGCGTCTTCGAAAAATCCCAGATATCGCAGTAATTCCGAATATAGCGACGAAAGCTTCTTAAAGGCCCTTCTTCGCGACATAGCAATCAAGTAGAAGGATATGCTAGGCTTCGTATGTGGCGTTAAAGTTGACCTGACTTTCCCATCCACCCTCGTCTACCTATACTTTACGCCATGCTCTTCGGAACAGTTATTCGCACATCAATTGAACCAACCAAGCGCCGCACCTGCATGGAGAGTGCTCGCGATTGGGGAGGCATCTTTCATGTCAAGGCAGCCTAATAG contains:
- a CDS encoding transposase, with translation MCGANTHEVKLLQATFDSIPIKRPQPSSSRHHHVCLDKGYDSQDLRQILHRRNYRPHITSRGEELKQLKANPRYKAKGWVVESTHSWTNRFSRLLIRWEKKPKTIWH